DNA from Quercus lobata isolate SW786 chromosome 1, ValleyOak3.0 Primary Assembly, whole genome shotgun sequence:
TGTGTCATAAGACATTTGGCAATTTGGTGTGCTATAGTTGGATGAGTCATCCAAAAATaccaattattaaaatttattttaattttttttcactacaaatatatttttaaggcGACTAATCATAGGTATTGAACCCACACTCTCCCTATTGGGGAACATTACAAAAGGTATATGAATataggatctttttttttttttttttttggactagTGAGGGTTATTACATATTACATTAGCTGACTTGTACCTTTGatgtgagagaaaaaagttaaaaagtttaaaggttaaaaaaaaattatgattcaAGGGCTGAGATTAAAAAAGAACTTTTAACTTGTGATCTTAGACCTCGAAAGACAAATGTATTGTAGTTGCCAATTTGCTATTGCACCAAATCTAAatttgtgtatatatgtataatagTTAACTGTAGTTATCCACTCTAAATTATGGTGTATTTACAATATGCACtctaaattccaaaattttgcaACCATCACCCCAATTCAATATTTGTAGTGTGGAAAGAGGAGGTGGATCTTCATATACAAACCTTCTCTCCTAATCATATTGACGCCCTCATATTTAATGGATCCAACCCCACATGGAGATTAACTGGTTTCTATGGATGGCCAGAGgaacagagaaaaaaagagtCTTGGCAACTTCTCAAACATCTTCATACACGAAGCACACTCCCATGGTTATGCTGTGGTGACTTCAACGAGATCCTACACTCCTCCGAGAAGCAAGGACGCTTACCAAGACAACCACAACCTATGATGGAATTCCGAGCAGCTCTCCTCCATTGTGGTTTGGTAGATATGGGCTATCAGGGCAACATTTTTACATGGAACAACGGAAGACCAGGGGATGCTTTTGTTCAAGAACGGTTGGATAGGGCTTGTGCAACATCCGAATGGTCAGAACTCTTCCCACACGCAAAGGTCACTCATATCCAATCTTCTTACTCAGACCACAATCCGATTTTGATCATCTTGTCTCAACCGAACCAGATTggtagaagaaagaaaattcctaCAAGGTTTGAAGAGAAATGGGCATATCATCCTGATTGTGAAGGGGTGATTCGAGGAGCTTGGGCAGCCGAAAATGTTGCTAGCAGCCCcatgttctgtctctttgaaaaaataaaaaggtgcaGGTTTGAACTGGTGTAATGGAGTCGGAatatttttgggaattttaa
Protein-coding regions in this window:
- the LOC115994114 gene encoding uncharacterized protein LOC115994114 — translated: MEFRAALLHCGLVDMGYQGNIFTWNNGRPGDAFVQERLDRACATSEWSELFPHAKVTHIQSSYSDHNPILIILSQPNQIGRRKKIPTRFEEKWAYHPDCEGVIRGAWAAENVASSPMFCLFEKIKRCRFELV